From Spirosoma aerolatum, one genomic window encodes:
- a CDS encoding TolC family protein, whose amino-acid sequence MRLLTFVSFLVFVSAEFTQAQPSTVSPSHQDSLRISLRQADSLFLKNNLLLLAERFRIDASQAQVLQASLYDNPNVTLELSAYNNEARRVLDVGQQGEKIISVQQLLYTAGKRNKRIALASEAARLTEFELLDLLRGLRFDLRSRFFSIYFQEQTLARFDQQIATLQTTVSAYEQQYQRNNISLRELLRLKALLFQLNNDRTEIVFQLADDQRALRTLLSVDQPIRPRVFNESLPRYHLPNQSEDTLQQMALRNRPDLKAAESLTRQAELNYNLQRALAKPDLRVGGTYDQAGSYIQNYVGLSVSADVPVFNRNQGAIRAARSQISYQKQLHQQKAVQVTNDVATALQKVQEVERRVQSVEGQFTNQFDELNRGVITSFQKGNLTLIEFVDLIEAYNDSIRQLNRLKADRISAYEELNYLVGTDLFR is encoded by the coding sequence ATGCGGCTACTGACATTCGTTTCTTTTTTAGTGTTCGTTTCTGCGGAATTTACTCAGGCCCAACCTAGTACAGTTTCGCCATCCCATCAGGATTCGCTCAGGATAAGTCTTCGACAGGCTGATAGTCTGTTTTTGAAAAATAATCTGCTGTTGCTGGCCGAACGGTTTCGGATCGACGCCAGCCAGGCGCAGGTGCTGCAGGCCAGTTTATACGATAATCCAAATGTAACGCTTGAACTCAGCGCCTATAACAACGAAGCCCGTCGTGTGTTGGATGTGGGGCAGCAGGGGGAGAAAATTATCTCGGTTCAGCAACTGCTCTATACGGCCGGAAAGCGTAATAAACGAATTGCCTTAGCATCGGAAGCCGCTCGATTGACCGAATTTGAATTGCTTGATCTACTGCGTGGCCTGCGCTTCGATCTCCGAAGCCGATTTTTCTCTATTTACTTTCAGGAACAGACACTAGCACGTTTCGACCAGCAGATTGCTACTCTTCAGACGACCGTATCAGCGTATGAACAGCAGTACCAACGGAACAATATATCGCTTCGTGAACTGTTGCGTCTGAAAGCGCTTCTTTTTCAACTCAACAACGACCGGACCGAAATCGTGTTTCAGTTAGCGGATGATCAGCGCGCTCTCAGAACCTTGTTGTCCGTCGATCAGCCCATTCGTCCACGCGTATTTAACGAATCATTACCGCGTTATCACCTGCCCAATCAGTCGGAGGATACCCTTCAGCAAATGGCGCTCCGTAACCGACCTGACCTGAAAGCCGCTGAGTCCCTGACCCGTCAGGCTGAGTTAAATTACAACCTGCAACGCGCGCTGGCAAAGCCCGATCTGCGTGTAGGTGGCACCTATGATCAGGCGGGGAGTTATATCCAGAATTATGTTGGCTTGTCTGTTTCGGCCGACGTGCCGGTTTTTAACCGCAATCAGGGGGCCATTCGGGCGGCTCGGAGCCAGATCAGCTACCAGAAACAACTGCATCAGCAGAAGGCCGTTCAGGTGACTAACGATGTAGCTACTGCCTTGCAAAAAGTACAGGAAGTGGAGCGTCGGGTGCAGTCCGTGGAAGGACAGTTTACCAATCAGTTTGACGAGCTGAATCGGGGTGTCATTACCAGTTTTCAGAAAGGTAATCTTACCCTGATTGAGTTTGTTGACCTGATCGAAGCATACAACGATAGCATTCGCCAGCTCAACCGACTGAAGGCTGATCGAATTAGTGCCTATGAAGAGTTGAATTATCTGGTCGGAACAGATTTGTTTAGATAA
- a CDS encoding efflux RND transporter periplasmic adaptor subunit, whose protein sequence is MNRCICPSFLLLSGLAALVGCAPKPAQEEQKAFMLSDTMMHRIRLDSTVMQPVRSELTLVGKVVADENRVIKVFPLVGGNVEDVKVELGDYVRKGQTLASIRSGEVADIERQGIQAQSDLLLAEKNLRVAQDMFETKLVSQREVVAAQKEVEKAQAEANRVKEVAHIYGLGKTSIYTVKAPLDGYVIEKNVNRGMQLRSDNADNLFTIGQISEVWVLANVNESDIGRVRIGMDASIQTLSYPDQLFKGQVDKIYTVLDPGTKAMTVRIRLANTGLKLRPEMHATVTLRYEDGGKLATVPAGSVIFDQSKHFVMVFKSRSDIETREVNVLKTIGDIAYIKTGLRPGERVISQNQLLVYDAIND, encoded by the coding sequence ATGAATCGCTGTATTTGCCCTAGTTTCCTGCTACTAAGTGGATTAGCGGCTTTGGTGGGCTGTGCGCCCAAACCTGCACAGGAAGAACAGAAAGCCTTTATGCTGTCCGATACCATGATGCATCGAATTCGCCTGGATAGCACGGTTATGCAGCCGGTGCGAAGCGAACTGACGCTGGTGGGCAAGGTAGTGGCCGATGAAAACCGGGTCATCAAAGTTTTCCCGCTGGTAGGTGGCAATGTGGAGGATGTAAAAGTCGAATTGGGTGATTACGTCCGTAAAGGTCAGACGTTGGCGTCGATTCGGTCGGGTGAAGTGGCTGATATTGAGCGTCAAGGTATTCAGGCTCAGTCAGATTTGCTGCTGGCGGAGAAAAACCTGCGGGTGGCGCAGGATATGTTCGAAACCAAACTGGTCTCCCAGCGTGAAGTGGTGGCTGCTCAGAAGGAGGTTGAGAAGGCGCAGGCGGAGGCCAACCGGGTAAAAGAAGTCGCTCACATTTATGGATTGGGCAAAACGTCGATTTATACCGTAAAAGCACCCCTCGACGGCTACGTCATTGAAAAGAATGTGAATCGGGGTATGCAGCTTCGCTCCGACAATGCCGATAACCTGTTCACCATCGGGCAAATCTCCGAAGTATGGGTGCTGGCCAATGTCAACGAGAGCGATATCGGTCGGGTGCGGATTGGTATGGATGCATCCATTCAGACACTGAGTTATCCCGATCAGTTATTTAAAGGGCAGGTCGATAAAATTTATACCGTGCTGGACCCTGGAACCAAAGCCATGACCGTTCGGATTCGGCTGGCGAATACAGGGCTGAAACTCCGGCCCGAAATGCATGCAACGGTTACCTTACGCTACGAGGATGGGGGTAAACTGGCTACTGTACCGGCAGGATCGGTCATTTTCGATCAGTCGAAACACTTTGTTATGGTGTTCAAAAGCCGCTCCGACATCGAAACCCGTGAGGTCAATGTGCTGAAGACTATCGGGGATATTGCCTATATCAAAACCGGCCTGAGACCTGGCGAACGGGTCATTTCTCAGAACCAGCTTCTGGTTTACGACGCTATAAACGATTAA